A genomic window from Candidatus Kouleothrix ribensis includes:
- a CDS encoding MBL fold metallo-hydrolase has translation MTLRVTSLASGSSGNALLIQNDEAAFLIDCGLPQRRIERHLAHAGLRPADLAAIVLTHEHGDHAMSAGAMARRHHLPIITNRPTAAALHASLAGAEVRFIEVGGALALGPYQLRSFPVPHDAAAPVGYCIQAGRWCVGVALDLGSWDDRVVEGLRAADLVVLEANHDREKLRHAPYDWAVKQRIFSPLGHLDNVDAGALLARLAAAGRRRTAWLAHLSERANSPQIALNIIANVLAMAQVAGIELHALPRHAPLTWESDRHMRQLELFL, from the coding sequence ATGACTCTAAGAGTAACATCACTAGCCTCGGGCAGCAGCGGCAACGCCCTGCTGATCCAGAACGACGAAGCGGCGTTCCTGATCGACTGCGGGCTGCCGCAGCGCCGGATCGAGCGGCACCTGGCGCATGCCGGGCTACGGCCGGCCGACCTCGCGGCGATCGTGCTGACCCACGAGCACGGCGACCATGCCATGAGCGCGGGGGCCATGGCGCGCCGGCATCACCTGCCGATCATCACCAACCGCCCGACCGCCGCCGCACTGCATGCCTCGCTCGCGGGCGCCGAGGTGCGCTTCATAGAGGTCGGCGGCGCGCTTGCGCTCGGGCCATACCAGCTGCGCAGCTTTCCGGTGCCGCACGACGCCGCCGCGCCGGTGGGCTACTGCATTCAGGCCGGCCGCTGGTGCGTGGGCGTCGCGCTGGACCTGGGCAGCTGGGACGATCGCGTGGTCGAAGGGCTGCGTGCGGCCGACCTGGTGGTGCTCGAGGCCAACCACGACCGTGAGAAGCTGCGCCACGCGCCCTACGACTGGGCAGTCAAGCAGCGCATCTTCAGCCCGCTCGGCCACCTCGACAACGTCGACGCCGGCGCGCTGCTGGCACGCCTGGCCGCCGCCGGCCGGCGCCGCACCGCCTGGCTGGCACACCTTTCCGAGCGCGCCAACTCGCCGCAGATCGCGTTGAATATCATCGCAAACGTGCTTGCCATGGCCCAGGTCGCAGGGATCGAGCTGCACGCGCTGCCGCGCCACGCCCCGCTCACCTGGGAGAGCGACCGGCACATGCGCCAGCTCGAACTGTTCTTGTAG
- a CDS encoding ExeM/NucH family extracellular endonuclease — protein MSVPSFAARSRWLRALAALALVFTQLMGTALPARAAGSASLTAAGTAYTENFDTLVSTGTGTLAANTPLGWNFAESGTNANTIYTAGTGSNNAGDTYSFGATSASDRAFGGLLSGSVTPTIGASFINNTGSTIGALDIAYTGEQWRIGNTTTARDDRLDFQYSTDATSLTTGTWVDVNSLDFTNPIKTAATTAALDGNASANRTAISGSITGQNIPNGATFWIRWSDFNATGSDDSLAIDDFSLTPQGDAATAPSITTGPQSQAITSGQTATLSVVASGTTPLSYQWYQGSAGDTSAPVGANAASYTTPALTASTSYWVRVSNSAGSADSGTATITVSPATDQPIATGGATSLATTEGSAASAVVTASDPDSTITGATITSAAVTGIALNGFASTPNGSGSDASVSLDVGASVPAGSYPVDIQFANNTGQTASASVAVTVNVPAGSCPTPSTALVGIPALQGTADTNTANGQNRTVRGVVSVDVQGSPGQNGFYLQDPAGDGNLQTSDGVFVFVPSANSPWFGFDVAVGDALQVSGRATEFQGMTEIDTVTSIVKCGTNATIAPATVHLPEATNGELERYEGMLVSIPETLTVQQNFFLGRYGQVTLGVGGRLYQPTNRYDAGSAQAITAADSNARSMIVLDDANSAQNPSALPYIGAGNTLRAGDTTSGLVGALDFGAINSDTTIHDYRLQPTQPVVFTRVNDRTAAPATVGGNLKVASFNVLNYFNGDGQGGGFPTSRGANTLVEFNRQRDKIIAAITAIDPAVAGLMEMENDGSGALSAVQDLVNGLNAATSPGKYALVAEPAPGSDQIKVAMIYQPALVSPSGTAVNYQVGDPTYGAELFDRPPLAQTFQHVATGQIFTVIVNHFKSKGSCPTSGPDTDQGDGQGCWNPKRTRQAQELLGFIGARQAASGDLDVLVIGDLNSYGMEDPIQALTAGGLVNTIQQRIGDDAYSYVFDGMSGYLDHALATSSLDSQISGVTEWHINADEPSVIDYNVEFKNNPNCTSTTCTSPDYYAATPFRASDHDPVLVGLSLSGAPTPTNPSGVGSASPASVTAGSATLLTVTVTPGANPASSGLSVSADLTAIGGLATQAFVDNGTNGDATAGDNIFSFSATVAAATTAGAKSLPFTVADAQARSGSGTIALTVTAPAASADVVISQVYGGGGNTGATFKNDFIELYNRGTTPADLTGWSVQYASAANAFSSKTNLAGTLQPGQYYLIQEAAGTGGTTNLPTPDATGTIAMSATAGKVALVNNQALLTCGAAANNCFPNSAIVDFVGFGTTANNYEGSGPAPAPSNTTAALRNGNGATDTNNNSADFTVGTPTPRNSSFGQPASPSGVGSASPASVTAGSATLLTVTVTPGANPASSGLSVSADLTAIGGSATQAFVDNGTNGDATAGDNIFSFSATVAAATTAGAKSLPFTVADAQARSGSGSIALTVTAAVACSAPDVAIGSVQGSGAATSASGTVTVQGVVVGDYEGASPALRGFYLQDSGDGDTTTSDGIFVFEGDNANRVGVGQVVQVTGTPGENQGQTQISSTTGVEVCGSTASLTPTDVALPVPAAASGVDYLERFEGMLVRFAQTLYVTEHFQLGRFGQVVLSSGERLRQPTNVAAPGAPALALQAQNDLSKIILDDASQAQNPDPIVFARGGSPLSAANTLRGGDSVANLSGVMTYTWAGNAASGNAYRIRPIGALGGGVPNFQPANPRPAAAPNVGGSLRVAGMNLLNFFNTFDGLPDTVDNCTNGVGGAPTDCRGADTQAEFDRQWPKTITAILALNPDVLGVNEIENDGYGPTSAIQFLTDKLNAATAPGTYAFIDVDTATGQTNALGTDAIKVAMLYKPARVTPVGQTAALNSTAFVNGGDSAPRSRPSLAQAFEENATGARFILDLNHLKSKGSACDAPDAGDGQGNCNTVRTNAANQLTAWLASNPTGTGETDILLLGDYNSYAKEDPITAIKSAGYTNLIEQFLGADAYSYVFDGQWGYLDHALGSASIVGQVSGVGDYHINADEPSVLDYNTDFKTANLQSTLYAPDQFRVSDHDPVLVGLSLTVPNSPPVASDQSVTTAEDTPASITLVATDANAGDTLSYSVVAGPAHGSLSGTGASLTYTPAANYNGPDSFTFKANDGTADSNVATVSITITPVNDAPVASDQSVTTAEDTPASITLSANDVEGDSLTYSVVAGPAHGSLSGTGASLTYTPAANYNGPDSFTFKANDGTADSNIATVTIDVTAVNDAPAITIVPGGQCLADFQGLANLALADADGTGSLTLSASSSNTTLVPVGNVTFGGSAGARTVTIATAAGKTGSATVTISVSDGTSSASLTISVKAGGSGGDVLLGTGGADMLFGGNGVDQLLGGSGIDLLCGGGGVDQLFGGNGDDALDGGSGNDQLFGDDGNDTLTGGSGNDQLFGGSGNDQLLGGDGNDLLTGGSGADHFDGGPNFDIAIDYQPSQGDTRVNIP, from the coding sequence ATGTCTGTACCATCATTCGCGGCGCGCTCGCGCTGGCTGCGTGCGCTCGCCGCGCTCGCATTGGTCTTTACGCAACTCATGGGCACGGCACTGCCGGCACGCGCTGCTGGCTCAGCTAGTCTAACGGCAGCAGGTACGGCCTACACCGAGAACTTCGACACGCTGGTAAGCACGGGTACCGGCACCTTGGCGGCCAACACGCCGCTGGGATGGAACTTCGCCGAGAGCGGCACGAACGCGAATACGATCTACACTGCCGGCACCGGTTCCAATAATGCGGGTGACACCTACAGCTTTGGTGCAACCAGTGCGAGCGATCGTGCATTCGGAGGGCTGCTGAGCGGAAGCGTGACCCCAACGATCGGCGCCAGCTTCATCAACAATACCGGCAGCACGATTGGAGCGCTCGATATCGCCTACACCGGCGAGCAGTGGCGCATTGGCAATACCACTACAGCGCGCGACGATCGCCTCGATTTCCAGTACAGCACCGATGCGACCAGCCTGACAACGGGGACTTGGGTTGATGTCAACAGCCTGGATTTCACGAATCCGATCAAGACCGCCGCTACGACGGCCGCGCTCGATGGCAATGCGTCAGCAAACCGCACGGCGATCAGCGGGTCTATTACGGGGCAGAACATCCCCAACGGCGCGACATTCTGGATTCGGTGGAGCGACTTTAATGCCACTGGCTCGGACGACAGCCTGGCTATCGACGACTTCTCGCTGACGCCGCAAGGCGACGCAGCCACCGCCCCCAGCATCACCACCGGGCCGCAGTCGCAGGCGATCACCAGCGGGCAGACTGCCACGCTGAGCGTGGTGGCGAGCGGCACCACGCCGCTGAGCTACCAGTGGTACCAGGGCAGCGCTGGCGACACCTCGGCGCCTGTGGGCGCCAACGCGGCTAGCTATACCACGCCCGCGCTCACCGCCAGCACCAGCTACTGGGTGCGCGTATCGAACAGCGCCGGCTCGGCCGACAGCGGCACCGCCACGATCACCGTGAGCCCGGCCACCGACCAGCCGATCGCCACCGGCGGCGCGACGAGCCTGGCGACGACCGAGGGCAGCGCGGCGTCGGCGGTTGTCACCGCCAGCGACCCCGACAGCACGATCACCGGCGCGACGATCACCAGCGCCGCCGTGACCGGGATCGCGCTCAACGGCTTCGCCAGCACGCCCAACGGCAGCGGCAGCGACGCGAGCGTGTCGCTCGACGTAGGCGCCAGCGTGCCGGCCGGCAGCTACCCGGTCGACATTCAGTTTGCCAATAATACCGGCCAGACGGCCAGCGCCAGCGTGGCCGTGACGGTGAATGTGCCGGCCGGCAGCTGCCCCACCCCCAGCACGGCGCTGGTCGGCATCCCGGCCCTGCAGGGCACGGCCGACACCAACACCGCCAACGGGCAGAACCGCACCGTGCGCGGCGTCGTGTCGGTCGATGTCCAGGGCAGCCCCGGCCAGAACGGCTTCTACCTCCAGGATCCCGCCGGCGACGGCAATTTGCAGACATCGGACGGCGTATTCGTCTTCGTGCCGAGCGCCAACAGCCCATGGTTCGGCTTCGACGTGGCCGTCGGCGACGCGCTGCAGGTCAGCGGCCGTGCGACCGAGTTCCAGGGCATGACCGAGATCGACACGGTCACCAGCATCGTCAAGTGCGGCACGAACGCCACGATCGCGCCGGCAACGGTACACCTGCCCGAGGCGACCAACGGCGAGCTCGAGCGCTACGAGGGCATGCTCGTGAGCATCCCCGAGACGCTGACCGTGCAGCAGAACTTCTTCCTTGGCCGCTACGGCCAGGTCACGCTCGGCGTAGGCGGCCGGCTATACCAGCCGACCAACCGCTACGACGCCGGCAGCGCCCAGGCGATCACCGCCGCCGACAGCAACGCCCGCAGCATGATCGTGCTCGACGACGCGAACAGCGCGCAGAATCCCAGCGCGCTACCCTACATCGGCGCGGGCAACACCCTGCGCGCGGGCGACACCACCAGCGGCCTGGTCGGCGCGCTGGACTTTGGCGCGATCAACTCCGACACCACTATTCACGACTACCGGCTCCAGCCGACCCAGCCGGTGGTGTTCACGCGCGTGAACGACCGCACCGCCGCGCCGGCTACGGTCGGCGGTAACCTCAAGGTCGCCAGCTTCAACGTGCTGAACTACTTCAACGGCGACGGCCAGGGCGGCGGCTTCCCGACCTCGCGCGGCGCGAATACGCTGGTCGAGTTCAACCGCCAGCGCGACAAGATCATCGCGGCGATCACCGCGATCGACCCGGCGGTGGCCGGCCTGATGGAGATGGAGAACGACGGCAGCGGCGCGCTGAGCGCAGTTCAGGATCTGGTGAACGGCCTGAACGCCGCCACCAGCCCAGGTAAGTACGCGCTTGTGGCCGAGCCGGCGCCGGGCAGCGACCAGATCAAGGTCGCGATGATCTATCAACCCGCGCTGGTGAGCCCGAGCGGCACGGCCGTGAACTACCAGGTCGGCGACCCGACCTACGGCGCCGAGCTGTTCGACCGGCCGCCGCTGGCGCAGACCTTCCAGCATGTCGCGACCGGGCAGATCTTCACCGTGATCGTCAACCACTTCAAATCGAAGGGCAGCTGCCCGACCAGCGGCCCCGACACCGACCAGGGCGACGGCCAGGGCTGCTGGAACCCCAAGCGCACGCGCCAGGCCCAGGAGCTGCTCGGCTTCATCGGCGCGCGCCAGGCCGCCAGCGGCGACCTCGACGTGCTGGTGATCGGCGACCTGAACTCCTACGGCATGGAGGACCCGATCCAGGCGCTGACCGCCGGCGGGCTTGTGAACACCATCCAGCAGCGCATCGGCGACGACGCCTACTCGTACGTGTTCGACGGCATGTCGGGCTACCTCGACCACGCGCTGGCGACAAGTAGCCTCGACAGCCAGATCAGCGGCGTGACCGAGTGGCATATCAACGCCGACGAGCCTTCGGTGATCGATTACAACGTCGAGTTCAAGAATAACCCGAACTGCACCAGCACGACCTGCACCAGCCCCGACTACTACGCGGCTACGCCGTTCCGCGCCTCGGATCACGACCCGGTGCTCGTCGGGCTGAGCCTCTCGGGTGCGCCTACGCCGACCAACCCGTCGGGCGTGGGCAGCGCCAGCCCGGCCAGCGTCACGGCCGGAAGCGCCACGCTGCTGACGGTGACGGTGACGCCTGGTGCGAACCCGGCCAGCAGCGGCCTGAGCGTGTCGGCCGACCTGACCGCGATCGGCGGCTTGGCTACACAGGCCTTCGTCGACAACGGCACCAACGGCGACGCGACCGCCGGCGACAACATCTTCTCGTTCAGCGCCACCGTCGCCGCAGCAACCACCGCCGGCGCCAAGAGCCTGCCCTTCACCGTCGCCGACGCGCAGGCGCGCAGCGGCAGCGGCACGATCGCCCTGACCGTCACGGCGCCGGCGGCAAGCGCCGATGTAGTGATCAGCCAGGTGTACGGCGGCGGCGGCAACACCGGCGCGACGTTCAAGAACGACTTCATCGAGCTGTACAACCGCGGCACCACCCCGGCCGATCTGACGGGCTGGTCGGTGCAGTATGCCAGCGCAGCCAACGCATTCTCGAGCAAGACTAATCTGGCCGGTACGCTCCAGCCCGGCCAATACTACCTGATCCAGGAAGCCGCCGGCACAGGCGGCACGACTAACCTGCCAACACCTGATGCGACCGGCACTATCGCCATGAGCGCAACCGCCGGGAAAGTTGCGCTTGTCAACAATCAGGCTCTGCTCACCTGTGGCGCGGCTGCCAATAACTGCTTCCCCAACAGCGCGATTGTCGACTTTGTCGGCTTCGGCACGACAGCCAATAACTACGAGGGCAGTGGCCCCGCGCCGGCCCCCAGCAACACCACCGCCGCGCTGCGCAACGGCAACGGCGCGACCGACACGAATAACAATAGCGCCGACTTCACGGTTGGTACGCCAACCCCGCGCAACAGCAGCTTTGGCCAGCCGGCCAGCCCGTCGGGCGTGGGCAGCGCCAGCCCGGCCAGCGTCACGGCCGGAAGCGCCACGCTGCTGACGGTGACGGTGACGCCTGGTGCGAACCCGGCCAGCAGCGGCCTGAGCGTGTCGGCCGACCTGACCGCGATCGGCGGCTCGGCTACACAGGCCTTCGTCGACAACGGCACCAATGGCGACGCGACCGCCGGCGACAACATCTTCTCGTTCAGCGCCACCGTCGCCGCAGCAACCACCGCCGGCGCCAAGAGCCTGCCCTTCACCGTCGCCGACGCGCAGGCGCGCAGCGGCAGCGGCTCGATCGCCCTGACCGTCACGGCGGCGGTTGCCTGCTCGGCGCCTGATGTCGCGATCGGCAGCGTGCAGGGCAGCGGCGCGGCCACCAGCGCCAGCGGCACGGTAACCGTTCAGGGCGTAGTAGTTGGCGACTACGAGGGCGCCTCGCCGGCGCTGCGCGGCTTCTACCTGCAGGATAGCGGCGACGGCGACACCACGACCTCTGACGGCATCTTCGTATTCGAGGGCGATAACGCCAATCGCGTCGGCGTCGGCCAGGTGGTGCAGGTGACCGGTACGCCCGGCGAGAACCAGGGCCAGACCCAGATCAGCAGCACAACCGGGGTCGAGGTCTGTGGCAGCACCGCCAGCCTCACGCCCACCGATGTGGCCCTGCCCGTGCCGGCGGCGGCCAGCGGTGTCGACTACCTGGAGCGATTCGAGGGCATGCTGGTGCGCTTCGCGCAGACGCTGTATGTGACCGAGCACTTCCAGCTCGGCCGCTTCGGCCAGGTGGTGCTCTCGTCGGGCGAGCGCCTGCGCCAGCCGACCAATGTGGCGGCACCGGGCGCGCCGGCGCTGGCGCTACAGGCCCAGAATGATCTGAGCAAGATCATCCTGGACGATGCCAGCCAGGCGCAGAACCCCGACCCGATCGTATTCGCACGCGGCGGTAGCCCGCTGAGCGCCGCCAACACGCTGCGCGGCGGCGATAGCGTCGCCAACCTGTCTGGCGTAATGACCTACACCTGGGCCGGCAATGCTGCCAGCGGCAACGCCTACCGCATCCGGCCGATTGGCGCGCTGGGCGGCGGCGTGCCGAACTTCCAGCCGGCCAACCCGCGCCCGGCAGCTGCGCCGAATGTCGGCGGCAGCCTGCGCGTGGCCGGCATGAACCTGCTCAACTTCTTCAACACCTTCGACGGCCTGCCCGACACTGTTGACAACTGTACCAACGGCGTGGGCGGCGCGCCGACCGATTGCCGCGGCGCCGACACGCAGGCCGAGTTCGACCGCCAGTGGCCCAAGACGATCACGGCCATCCTGGCGCTGAACCCGGATGTGCTGGGTGTCAATGAGATCGAGAACGACGGCTACGGCCCAACCAGCGCGATTCAATTCCTGACCGATAAACTGAACGCCGCGACCGCGCCCGGCACCTACGCCTTTATCGACGTAGACACCGCAACCGGCCAGACCAACGCGCTCGGCACCGACGCGATCAAAGTCGCCATGCTCTACAAACCCGCACGCGTCACGCCAGTCGGCCAGACCGCCGCGCTCAACAGCACGGCATTCGTGAATGGCGGCGACAGCGCGCCGCGCAGCCGGCCCTCGCTGGCCCAGGCGTTTGAAGAGAACGCGACCGGCGCGCGCTTCATCCTCGACCTGAACCACCTCAAGAGCAAGGGCAGCGCGTGTGACGCGCCCGATGCCGGCGACGGCCAGGGCAACTGCAATACAGTGCGCACCAACGCCGCCAACCAGCTAACAGCCTGGCTGGCGAGCAACCCGACCGGCACTGGCGAAACCGACATCCTGCTGCTGGGCGACTACAACTCGTATGCCAAGGAAGACCCGATCACGGCGATCAAGAGCGCCGGCTACACCAACCTGATCGAGCAATTCCTGGGCGCCGATGCCTACTCGTATGTGTTCGACGGCCAGTGGGGCTACCTCGACCACGCGCTCGGCTCGGCCAGCATTGTCGGCCAGGTGAGCGGCGTAGGCGACTACCATATCAACGCCGACGAGCCGAGTGTGCTCGACTACAACACCGACTTCAAGACCGCCAACCTGCAGAGCACACTCTACGCGCCAGATCAGTTCCGCGTATCGGATCACGACCCGGTGCTGGTTGGGCTGAGCCTGACCGTGCCAAACAGCCCGCCGGTCGCGAGCGACCAGTCGGTGACGACGGCCGAGGACACGCCCGCCAGCATCACGCTGGTGGCGACCGACGCCAATGCCGGCGACACACTGAGCTATAGCGTGGTAGCAGGGCCGGCGCACGGCAGCCTGAGCGGCACGGGTGCGAGCCTGACCTACACGCCGGCCGCGAACTACAACGGCCCGGATAGCTTCACCTTCAAGGCCAACGACGGCACGGCCGACTCGAACGTCGCCACGGTGTCGATCACCATCACCCCCGTGAACGACGCGCCGGTCGCGAGCGACCAGTCGGTGACGACGGCCGAGGACACGCCCGCCAGCATCACCCTGAGCGCCAACGACGTGGAGGGCGATAGCCTGACCTACAGCGTGGTGGCCGGGCCGGCGCACGGCAGCCTGAGCGGCACGGGTGCGAGCCTGACCTACACGCCGGCCGCGAACTACAACGGCCCGGATAGCTTCACCTTCAAGGCCAACGACGGCACGGCCGACTCGAACATCGCGACGGTGACGATCGACGTAACAGCGGTGAACGACGCGCCGGCGATCACGATCGTGCCGGGCGGGCAGTGCCTGGCCGACTTCCAGGGCCTGGCCAACCTGGCGCTGGCCGACGCCGACGGCACCGGAAGCCTGACGCTGAGCGCCAGCTCGTCGAACACCACGCTGGTGCCGGTCGGCAATGTCACGTTCGGCGGCAGCGCCGGCGCGCGCACGGTCACGATCGCCACTGCGGCGGGCAAGACCGGCAGCGCGACGGTGACGATCAGCGTGAGCGACGGCACCAGCAGCGCCAGCCTCACGATCAGCGTCAAAGCCGGCGGCAGCGGCGGTGATGTGCTGCTCGGCACCGGCGGGGCCGACATGCTGTTCGGCGGCAATGGCGTCGACCAGCTGCTCGGCGGCAGCGGCATCGACCTGCTGTGCGGCGGCGGCGGCGTCGACCAGCTGTTCGGCGGCAATGGCGACGACGCGCTCGACGGCGGCAGCGGCAACGACCAGCTGTTCGGCGACGACGGCAACGACACGCTAACTGGCGGCAGCGGCAACGACCAGCTGTTCGGCGGCAGCGGGAATGACCAGCTGCTTGGCGGCGATGGCAACGACCTGCTGACTGGCGGCAGCGGCGCCGATCACTTCGACGGCGGGCCAAACTTCGACATCGCGATCGACTACCAGCCCAGCCAGGGCGACACCAGGGTGAACATTCCCTGA
- a CDS encoding bifunctional metallophosphatase/5'-nucleotidase, with amino-acid sequence MRRSLFGMIIALLAALAVLPVAAHSGSVSVQILAINDFHGNLEPPAGSSGRVGTINAGGAEYLATHIKQLEATNPNTVVVSAGDLIGASPLLSALFHDEPTIEAMNQIGLDFNAVGNHEFDEGAAELKRMQNGGCHPTDGCLDGDPFAGANFRFLAANVVQAKNRKTLFPAYKIRSFGGVKVAFVGMTLEGTPTIVTPAGVAGLKFLDEADTLNKLVRELRENGVKTIVALIHEGGLPTGGFNECPGISGPIVDIVNRTSHEVDLFITGHTHQAYNCVIDGRPVTSALSFGRLVTDITMTLDRSSGQPTFTSINNLIVTRDVAKDAGVTALIGKYNAIAAPLANRVIGSITADITRVATPAGESSLGDVIADAQLAATAPANFGGAVVAFMNPGGIRADLTFAGSLAGEGDGKVTYGEAFTVQPFGNSLVTKTMTGAQIKAVLEQQFDNPIAGQNRILQVSAGFSYSWSASAPTGSKVDPASIKINSVVVDPAASYRVTMNSFLATGGDNFSAFNLGTNDLGGAVDTDALEAYFVANSPVAPGLRNRITQLP; translated from the coding sequence ATGCGTCGATCTCTATTTGGCATGATCATCGCCCTGTTGGCGGCCCTGGCAGTGCTGCCGGTCGCGGCACACTCAGGCAGCGTAAGCGTCCAGATCCTGGCGATCAACGACTTCCACGGCAACCTCGAGCCGCCGGCCGGCTCGTCGGGCCGCGTCGGCACGATTAACGCCGGCGGGGCCGAGTACCTGGCCACGCACATCAAGCAGCTCGAGGCCACCAACCCGAACACCGTGGTTGTATCGGCCGGCGACCTGATCGGCGCCAGCCCGCTGCTGTCGGCGCTGTTCCACGACGAGCCGACGATCGAGGCCATGAACCAGATCGGGCTCGACTTCAACGCGGTCGGCAATCACGAGTTCGACGAAGGCGCGGCCGAGCTGAAGCGCATGCAGAATGGCGGCTGCCACCCGACCGACGGCTGCCTCGACGGCGATCCTTTCGCGGGGGCGAACTTCCGCTTCCTGGCCGCCAACGTGGTGCAGGCCAAGAACCGCAAGACGCTGTTCCCAGCCTACAAGATCCGCAGCTTCGGCGGCGTGAAGGTGGCGTTTGTGGGGATGACCCTCGAGGGCACGCCGACGATTGTGACGCCTGCGGGTGTGGCCGGCCTGAAGTTCCTCGACGAGGCCGACACGCTCAACAAGCTGGTGCGCGAGCTGCGCGAGAATGGCGTGAAGACGATCGTGGCGCTGATCCACGAGGGTGGCCTGCCGACCGGCGGCTTCAACGAGTGCCCCGGCATCTCGGGCCCGATCGTCGATATCGTGAACCGCACCAGCCACGAGGTCGACCTGTTCATCACCGGGCACACTCACCAGGCCTACAACTGCGTGATCGACGGCCGCCCCGTCACCAGCGCGCTCTCGTTCGGCCGGCTCGTCACCGACATCACGATGACGCTCGACCGCAGCAGCGGCCAGCCGACCTTCACCTCAATCAATAACCTGATCGTCACGCGCGACGTGGCCAAAGACGCAGGTGTGACCGCGCTGATTGGCAAGTACAACGCGATCGCCGCGCCGCTGGCCAACCGCGTGATCGGCTCGATCACCGCCGATATAACGCGCGTCGCCACCCCGGCCGGCGAGTCGTCGCTGGGCGATGTGATCGCCGATGCGCAGCTTGCGGCCACGGCGCCGGCCAACTTCGGTGGCGCGGTGGTGGCGTTCATGAACCCAGGCGGTATTCGCGCCGACCTGACATTCGCCGGCAGCCTGGCGGGCGAGGGCGACGGCAAGGTGACCTATGGCGAGGCGTTCACAGTGCAGCCGTTCGGCAATAGCCTGGTGACCAAGACGATGACTGGGGCGCAGATCAAGGCGGTGCTCGAGCAGCAGTTCGACAACCCGATTGCCGGGCAGAACCGCATCCTGCAGGTGTCGGCCGGCTTCAGCTACAGCTGGAGCGCCAGCGCGCCCACGGGCAGCAAGGTCGACCCGGCCTCGATCAAGATCAACAGCGTGGTGGTCGACCCGGCTGCGAGCTATCGGGTGACCATGAACAGCTTCCTGGCCACCGGCGGCGACAACTTCTCGGCGTTCAACCTCGGCACGAACGACCTGGGCGGCGCGGTCGACACCGACGCGCTCGAGGCCTACTTCGTGGCTAACTCGCCGGTAGCGCCTGGCCTGCGGAACCGGATCACCCAGCTGCCGTAG
- a CDS encoding PLP-dependent transferase translates to MPERPTPRWSLLTRLVHEGERMPPPVGIPTATPIYTSATYVYPQAEALDAAFASGEGYVYARYGNPTVNALEQVMAAAEQGLGAVAFGSGMAALHAAILAAGTPRGSTHPRIRSILAARDLYGATTSLLDEFFASQGSTVTYCDMCDLAAVDAAIDAMRPDLLLVEQISNPLLKVANIAELARRARAAGARLIVDNTMTTPIIQRPLTLGADLVVHSATKYLGGHADVAGGVVVARAALMRDTLRRYSKLLGSVLGPFEAQLIMRGVKTLALRVRHQCTNAAVVAAWLAGHPAVARVYYPGLPTHPQHELAAQSFGGYFGAMVSFDLRGADRAAMFAFVDRLELIVPATSLGDIYTLITLPQISSHRDLTPEQRAERGIGAGMARLSLGIEDADDLIADLRQALVAP, encoded by the coding sequence ATGCCCGAACGCCCCACGCCGCGCTGGAGCTTGCTGACCCGCCTGGTTCACGAGGGCGAGCGCATGCCGCCGCCGGTCGGCATACCAACCGCGACGCCGATCTACACCTCGGCCACGTATGTCTACCCCCAGGCCGAGGCGCTCGACGCTGCGTTCGCCAGCGGCGAGGGCTACGTGTACGCGCGCTACGGCAACCCGACGGTCAATGCACTCGAGCAGGTGATGGCCGCCGCCGAGCAGGGCCTCGGCGCGGTGGCATTCGGCTCGGGCATGGCCGCGCTGCACGCCGCTATATTGGCGGCCGGCACGCCGCGCGGCAGCACGCACCCGCGCATCCGCAGCATCCTGGCCGCGCGCGATCTGTATGGCGCCACCACCAGCCTGCTCGACGAATTCTTCGCGTCGCAGGGCAGCACGGTGACCTACTGCGATATGTGCGATCTGGCGGCGGTCGATGCGGCGATCGATGCCATGCGCCCCGATCTGCTGCTGGTCGAGCAGATCTCGAACCCGCTGCTGAAGGTGGCCAATATCGCCGAGCTGGCACGCCGCGCCAGGGCCGCCGGTGCGCGCCTGATCGTCGATAACACCATGACCACGCCGATCATCCAGCGGCCGCTCACGCTCGGCGCCGACCTGGTGGTGCATAGCGCCACCAAATACCTGGGCGGGCACGCCGATGTGGCGGGCGGCGTGGTGGTGGCGCGCGCCGCGCTGATGCGCGATACGTTGCGGCGCTACTCGAAGCTGCTGGGTAGCGTGCTCGGGCCGTTCGAGGCCCAGCTGATCATGCGCGGCGTCAAGACGCTGGCGCTGCGTGTGCGCCATCAGTGTACGAATGCCGCTGTGGTCGCAGCCTGGCTGGCTGGCCACCCCGCCGTCGCGCGGGTCTACTACCCCGGCCTGCCCACGCACCCACAGCACGAGCTGGCCGCCCAGAGCTTCGGCGGCTACTTCGGCGCAATGGTCTCGTTCGACCTGCGTGGCGCCGACCGGGCGGCCATGTTCGCATTCGTCGATCGCCTCGAGCTGATCGTGCCGGCCACCAGCCTTGGCGATATTTACACACTGATCACCCTGCCGCAGATCTCGTCGCACCGCGACCTGACGCCCGAGCAGCGCGCCGAGCGCGGCATCGGCGCCGGCATGGCCCGGCTCTCGCTCGGGATCGAAGATGCCGACGACCTGATCGCCGACCTGCGCCAGGCCCTGGTGGCGCCGTAG